In Deltaproteobacteria bacterium, one genomic interval encodes:
- the dtd gene encoding D-aminoacyl-tRNA deacylase: MRAVIQRVIRAQVRVEGKIISEIGPGLLILLGVGKGDTAAQGDSLLDKIIHLRIFEDEAGKMNLSLLDCGGELMIISQFTLYADCRQGRRPSFTEASSPELANSLYGSFVEQAKRKGIRVATGIFQTRMEVELVNSGPVTILLDNAKNFC; this comes from the coding sequence ATGAGGGCGGTGATCCAAAGAGTAATTCGGGCGCAAGTCCGAGTCGAAGGAAAAATTATTAGTGAAATCGGCCCAGGTCTCCTTATCCTCCTCGGGGTGGGTAAGGGAGATACCGCTGCCCAAGGCGACTCCCTTCTGGATAAAATCATTCATTTGCGCATCTTCGAAGATGAGGCAGGAAAGATGAATTTATCCCTCTTGGATTGTGGAGGAGAATTGATGATCATATCTCAGTTTACCCTCTACGCCGATTGTCGCCAAGGGCGCCGGCCTTCTTTTACCGAAGCCAGTTCGCCCGAGCTGGCAAATTCCTTATACGGCTCTTTCGTCGAGCAGGCCAAGCGCAAAGGGATTCGAGTGGCCACGGGGATTTTTCAAACCCGGATGGAAGTAGAACTGGTAAACTCGGGGCCGGTTACAATCTTACTGGACAATGCAAAAAATTTTTGCTAA